One window from the genome of Ovis canadensis isolate MfBH-ARS-UI-01 breed Bighorn chromosome 21, ARS-UI_OviCan_v2, whole genome shotgun sequence encodes:
- the LOC138426634 gene encoding pregnancy-associated glycoprotein 1-like, with the protein MRNYLDLSYVGNIIIGIPPQEFWVIFDTDTHIAFKYYESSTSRDMNTPLSIIYGTGIMKGFLAYDTIQTGDLVSTDQPFGLSLELNKFDNTPFDGFLGWNYPRMSAIGAIPIFDNLKKQGAISEPVFAFYLSKCRVSGCVVMSGGVDKDYYQEGLNWHYVSCFAINTVPSILFTINGINYPMPARAYIHKDSRGHCFGTFKENRVSTSTETWILGDIFLRLYFSVYDRGNDRIGLAPAV; encoded by the exons ATGAGGAACTACCTTGAT TTGTCCTATGTGGGTAACATCATCATTGGAATACCCCCTCAGGAGTTTTGGGTCATCTTTGATACAG ATACACATATTGCCTTCAAATATTATGAGTCTTCCACCTCTCGGGATATGAACACGCCCCTCAGCATCATCTATGGAACTGGGATAATGAAGGGATTTCTCGCTTATGACACTATTCAG ACTGGGGACCTTGTTAGCACTGACCAGCCATTTGGCCTAAGCTTGGAGTTAAACAAGTTTGATAATACACCTTTTGATGGCTTCCTGGGCTGGAACTACCCCCGCATGTCCGCCATAGGAGCCATCCCCATCTTTGACAACCTGAAGAAACAAGGTGCCATTTCTGAGCCTGTCTTTGCCTTCTACTTGAGCAA ATGCAGGGTAAGTGGCTGTGTGGTGATGTCTGGTGGTGTGGACAAAGACTACTACCAGGAAGGACTCAACTGG CACTATGTTTCATGTTTTGCCATCAATACCGTGCCCTCAATTCTCTTCACCATCAATGGCATCAACTACCCAATGCCAGCTCGAGCCTACATCCACAAG GATTCTCGAGGCCACTGCTTTGGCACCTTTAAAGAGAACAGAGTGAGTACATCTACAGAGACCTGGATCCTGGGTGACATCTTCCTAAGGCTGTATTTCTCTGTTTATGATCGAGGAAATGACAGGATTGGCCTGGCTCCAGCAGTGTGA